GCACAGAGTGCGGCGCTGGGGATAGTGTCGGTCTCCGGCAAGAGCTGGCGCTCCTTGCGCGGCGGCGAGATCGATGCGCGGATCGAGCTCGACGTTCGCCTGCGTCCGAGCCAGGAGGGCGGCCTTGCCCTCGATGCCTCTGGCGCGGCCTTCGGCATGGCCGTGCTCGGACCGCGGCGTGTGCTGGTGATTCCGACGGCAACGATAGAGCGCGTCGCGGCCCAGCTTGAGACGCGCGGCCGCATCGCGCGCGGGTATCTCGGGCTCGGGCTGCAGCCGCTGCGCCTCGACGACGGCATCGGCGCGATGGTGATGAATGTCGACAAGGCCGGTCCGGCGGCCACGGCGGGCATCCGCCAGGGCGACGTGATCGTAGCAGTCAACGACCAAAAACTTTCCGGCGTGCGCGCGCTATTGCGAACACTGGGACCCGCGAGCGTCGGCCAGGTGATCGACGTCGCGATCCGCCGCGGCGGCGAGCCGGCGAGCTTCAAGGTCACGATTGGCGAAAGGCCGGAGGCGTGAGCGAGGACAACGCACCCGAGATCGTGCTGTCCCTGGAGATCGACGATCCCGCGCTGGCGGACCGCCTCGCGACGCTGCTCGGCAGCGTCGCGGGGCTTCGCCTTGCCGCCCCCGGCGAGACCGCCACGGCGACAGTCATTGCGCGCGATCCGCGCGTCATGCCCGTGGACATCGCGCTGACGCAGCGCGAGCTCGACGTGCTGGCGCTGATGGCGGAAGGCGCCTCCAACAAGATGATCGCGCGGCAGCTCAACATCTCCGTGCATACCGTGAAATTCCACGTCGGCTCGCTGCTCGACAAGTTGGATGCCACCGGGCGCACCGATGCGGTGGCGCATGCGGCGCGCCGTGGCGTGATCGAGTTATAGCGCCAGCGGGAAGCTGAGCTGGACTGTCAGCCCCGGCGAATTGTCATGCAGCGCGATCTCGGCGCCGTGGAGGCGAGACACCGCCGCGACCAGGCTCAGGCCCAGGCCGTTGCCCGGCGTGTAGCGGCTCTGCTCGAGCCGGTAGAAGCGTTTGAACACGTGATCGTGCTGGCCGGCGGTAATGCCGGGGCCATCGTCGGCGATGGCGATCATCGCGCCGTTGCCGGCATTGCGGCAGGTCACGGTCACCTGTCCGCCCGGGCGGCCATGCTTGATCGCGTTGTCGACGAGATTGGCGATGGCATCGAACAGCAGGTCACGATCGCCGGTGATTGCGACCTCGCGATCACCGCTGAGGCTCAGGCGCGTCGCAACCTGTTCGGCGGCAGCGTCGTAGAGCTCGACGACCTCGCCGGCGATCTCGGCAAGGTTGAGCGCGCGAAACGCGCTCCTGCGGGCGCGGGTCTCGATCTCCGAGATCCGCGTGATCGAGGCGAACATGCCGAGCACGGCGTCGAGATCCGCGATGGTGTCGCCGATCAGGCCGGCATCGGCTTCGCTGTTGCGCGGAGCATGATAGGCCTTCTCCAGCCGGCCCCGCATGCGCGTCAGCGGCGTGCGCAGATCGTGGGCGACATTGTCGCTGACCTGCTTGACCTCGCCCATCAGCGTCTCGATGCGATCGAGCATCTGGTTGAGGTTTTCTGCGACGCGGTCCCATTCGTCGTGGCTGCCGCGCAAGGGAATGCGCCGGTCGAGGCCGGACAGCATGATGGCGCGGCTGGTGGCATTGATCTCCTCGATTCGCCCGACCGTGCGCCGCGTCACCAGCACGGCGGCGAGGCCGGCCAGTACCAAGAGCAACACGGCGACCGCGATCATCGCGAGCTCGAGCATCGCAGTGAATCCGCTGTGGTCGCCGACATCGCCGACCCGGCTCCGCACATAGGCGAGCGTGCCGAAATAGACGTAAGCCATGATCGCCGCGACGATCAGGCCGAAGATCGCGATCGCGATCAGCGCCAGGCGGAAGGTCGAGGAACGAAGCGTGTTAGCCAGGAGCACGGAGGCAATATCCGATGCCGCGGATGGTGTGGATCAATGGATAGGCCTGGGCATCGTCGACCTTGCGGCGGACGCGCCCGACATAGACGTCGATGATGTTGGTGGAGGGATCGAAGTGCAGGTCCCAGACATGCTGGAGCAACATCGCGCGCGACACCACGCGGCCCTCGTTGCGGACGAGATATTCGAGCAGCTGGAATTCGCGCGGCAGCAGTGGGATCTTGCGGCCGCGCCTGCTGGCGTTGCGCGCGATCAGGTCGACGGCGAGATCGCCGACGCGCAGAATGGTTTCCTTGGCGATGGTCTCGCTGCGGCGGCCGAGCGCCTCGAGGCGCGCGAGCAGCTCGACGAAGGAGAACGGTTTGACGAGGTAATCGTCGCCGCCGGCGCGCAGGCCGCGCACGCGGTCGTCGACCTCACCGAGCGCGGAGATGATCAGGAAGGGCGAGGCAACGCCATCGTCACGCATCTGCCGCATCACGGTGATGCCGTCGATATCGGGCAGCATGCGGTCGATGGTGATCACGGCATAGTCACGGGCGACGCCGTGGCTGAGGGCTTCACGCCCCGTGGCGGCGAGGTCGACGTCGTAACCGGACGTCGTCAGCTCCTCGACGAGCTGGCCTGCGGTTTCCGGATCGTCCTCGACGACCAGGATACGACGGTGGCCTCCGGTCATGACAAACTCCGCGCGACGATCGCCACCAGACTATCCCGTTCCGGGGCTGAGCGGAACCACCCGGTGGCGATCGCGACAATGGTGCGGGCCAGCGATGCTAGTACCAGTTCTCCCCGCACACATTGACCCATTGCCACCCATAAGGCGTTAAGCTCCTGCGCCAGCAGCCATCGTCGTAATAGTTGGCATAGTAAGGCGCGCCGAAGACGGCGAAACGCCGGAAATGATGGTGGCGGAAGAAGAAGGCGTGACGGCCGATGAACGGCCGACCGTGGAAGCCGGGCCCTGCGAAGCGCGGCCCGATCGCCGCATGCGCGAAGCGCGCACCGCCGAAGGCAGCTCCACCAAAGCGTGGTCCACCGACATGGGCGAAGTGCGCACCGCCGCCCATGCCACCGACATGCATACCGCCGAAGCCGCCCGCGTGCATGCCGCCGCCACCGAAGTGGCCACCACCGCCAAAGCCGCCGCCGTGCATCCCGCCGCCACCACCGAAATGCCCGCCGCCGCCGAAACCGCCTCCGCCACCACCTCGGGCGAGAACGGGCGATGCGAGTGCCAGTACCGCGACGACGGTCGCCGCGGCAAGGCGAGTGAGACGCCTGTTGTTCATCGGAAATCCTCCATGCAGCGCGGCAACATGTGCCGCGCGGGGAGGATCAGATGAGAAGAAGGCGCCCTCTCCTTCAACTTACAAATGCGCCAGATTCTGACGCTGGAGTTAGAAAGGCCGCGCAGCTCTCTCACCGTCATTCCGAGGAGCCCTTGCTTCGCTGCGCTCGCAGTGCCGACGTGGATAGACCTTGCCTTACTCGCCTCTTACGCCCGCTTGCCGCCGTTCTTTTCGGCTGCACGGCGCATCGCCTCCGCGAGTGCGCCGCCGCCGCTGGAAGATTCCTGCTTGCGCGGGGCCGATGACGTCATGCGGTTGGTGTTGCGCGTGTTATCGCGTTGCATGCCGGGCGCGTCCTTCTTGGCGCCGACCTCGTCATCGAGGCGCAGCGTCAATGAGATGCGCTTGCGGGCGACCTCGAAGTCCAGCACCTTGACCTTGACGATGTCGCCGGGCTTCACCACCTCGCGCGGATCCTTGATGAAGGTCTTCGACATCGCCGAGATGTGCACGAGACCGTCCTGGTGCACGCCGATGTCGACGAAGGCGCCGAAGGCGGCGACGTTGGTCACGGTGCCCTCGAGGATCATGCCCTTCTGGAGATGCTTGATCTCCTCGACGCCTTCCTTGAACACAGCCGCCTTGAACGCCGGACGCGGGTCGCGGCCGGGCTTTTCCAGCTCGCGCAGAATGTCGGTGACGGTCGGCAGACCGAAGGTCTCGTCGACGAAATCCTTCGGCTTCAGCGTGCGCACGACCTCGCTGCTGCCGATCAGCGCCTTGATGTCGCTCTTGGTCGCTGCGAGAATCCGGCGCACCACCGGATAGGCTTCCGGATGCACGCCGGAGGCATCGAGCGGATCCTCGCCGCCGAGGATGCGCAGGAAGCCGGCGCACTGCTCGAACGCCTTCGGGCCGAGCCGCGGCACTTCCTTGAGCGCCTTGCGCGACTTGAACGGGCCGTTGGCGTCACGGTGCGCCACGATACTCTGCGCCAGACCAGATCCGACGCCCGACACGCGGGCGAGCAACGGTGCCGAAGCGGTGTTGACGTCGACGCCGACCGCGTTCACGCAGTCTTCGACCACCGCGTCGAGCGATTTGGCGAGCTTGGCCTGGCCGAGATCGTGCTGATACTGGCCGACGCCGATCGCCTTGGGCTCGATCTTGACGAGTTCGGCTAGCGGATCCTGCAGACGACGGGCGATCGAGACCGCGCCGCGCAGGGTGACGTCGAGATCAGGCAATTCCTCCGAGGCGAAAGCCGAGGCCGAATAGACCGACGCGCCGGCCTCCGACACCACGATCTTCGACATCTTCAACTCGGCCAGGCCCTTGACCAGATCGCCCGCGAGCTTGTCCGTTTCGCGCGAGGCGGTGCCGTTGCCGATCGCGATCAGCTCGACGCGGTGCTTTATCGCAAGCTTGCCGAGGATCGCAAGCGACTCGTTCCACTGCCGCTGCGGCTCGTGCGGATAGACCACGGCGGTATCGACCACCTTGCCGGTCGCGTCAGTGACGGCGACCTTGACGCCGGTGCGGTAGCCGGGATCGAGCCCCATGGTGGCGCGGGTGCCGGCGGGCGCGGCCAGCAGGAGGTCGCGCAGGTTCGAGGCGAACACGCGCACGGCCTCGGTCTCGGCCGCATTCCACAATCGCATCCTCAGGTCGATATTGAG
This portion of the Bradyrhizobium diazoefficiens genome encodes:
- a CDS encoding sensor histidine kinase, producing MLLANTLRSSTFRLALIAIAIFGLIVAAIMAYVYFGTLAYVRSRVGDVGDHSGFTAMLELAMIAVAVLLLVLAGLAAVLVTRRTVGRIEEINATSRAIMLSGLDRRIPLRGSHDEWDRVAENLNQMLDRIETLMGEVKQVSDNVAHDLRTPLTRMRGRLEKAYHAPRNSEADAGLIGDTIADLDAVLGMFASITRISEIETRARRSAFRALNLAEIAGEVVELYDAAAEQVATRLSLSGDREVAITGDRDLLFDAIANLVDNAIKHGRPGGQVTVTCRNAGNGAMIAIADDGPGITAGQHDHVFKRFYRLEQSRYTPGNGLGLSLVAAVSRLHGAEIALHDNSPGLTVQLSFPLAL
- a CDS encoding response regulator transcription factor encodes the protein MSEDNAPEIVLSLEIDDPALADRLATLLGSVAGLRLAAPGETATATVIARDPRVMPVDIALTQRELDVLALMAEGASNKMIARQLNISVHTVKFHVGSLLDKLDATGRTDAVAHAARRGVIEL
- a CDS encoding S1C family serine protease; protein product: MTDFTPLTSLSSALADVVARIAPSLVSVHSHRSRSTGFVWKPGLIVTADEALADEGDVQIVLADGSTTAATIVGRDHTTDIALLRAETTIAPVKLATTVPALGTLSVVVATNRDAQSAALGIVSVSGKSWRSLRGGEIDARIELDVRLRPSQEGGLALDASGAAFGMAVLGPRRVLVIPTATIERVAAQLETRGRIARGYLGLGLQPLRLDDGIGAMVMNVDKAGPAATAGIRQGDVIVAVNDQKLSGVRALLRTLGPASVGQVIDVAIRRGGEPASFKVTIGERPEA
- a CDS encoding response regulator transcription factor codes for the protein MTGGHRRILVVEDDPETAGQLVEELTTSGYDVDLAATGREALSHGVARDYAVITIDRMLPDIDGITVMRQMRDDGVASPFLIISALGEVDDRVRGLRAGGDDYLVKPFSFVELLARLEALGRRSETIAKETILRVGDLAVDLIARNASRRGRKIPLLPREFQLLEYLVRNEGRVVSRAMLLQHVWDLHFDPSTNIIDVYVGRVRRKVDDAQAYPLIHTIRGIGYCLRAPG
- a CDS encoding Tex family protein, with translation MANINQKIAQELGVRAEQVEATVTLLDGGATVPFIARYRKEATGALDDAQLRTLEERLGYLRELEDRRKAILESVREQGKLDAALEASILAADSKARLEDIYLPFKPKRRTKAEIAKEAGLEPLANQLIAEPGNDPKVVAEGFINAEKGVADAVAALDGARAILVERFDEDADLIGVLREEMWTNARMASKVRDGKKTEGEKFADYFEFSEPLTKLPSHRILAMFRGEKEEILDLQIQAEAEVPPAGVPGAYELKIMKRFGIADLKRAGDRWLIDTVRWAWRTKIQVHLNIDLRMRLWNAAETEAVRVFASNLRDLLLAAPAGTRATMGLDPGYRTGVKVAVTDATGKVVDTAVVYPHEPQRQWNESLAILGKLAIKHRVELIAIGNGTASRETDKLAGDLVKGLAELKMSKIVVSEAGASVYSASAFASEELPDLDVTLRGAVSIARRLQDPLAELVKIEPKAIGVGQYQHDLGQAKLAKSLDAVVEDCVNAVGVDVNTASAPLLARVSGVGSGLAQSIVAHRDANGPFKSRKALKEVPRLGPKAFEQCAGFLRILGGEDPLDASGVHPEAYPVVRRILAATKSDIKALIGSSEVVRTLKPKDFVDETFGLPTVTDILRELEKPGRDPRPAFKAAVFKEGVEEIKHLQKGMILEGTVTNVAAFGAFVDIGVHQDGLVHISAMSKTFIKDPREVVKPGDIVKVKVLDFEVARKRISLTLRLDDEVGAKKDAPGMQRDNTRNTNRMTSSAPRKQESSSGGGALAEAMRRAAEKNGGKRA